A single genomic interval of Halomonas sp. GT harbors:
- a CDS encoding DUF2789 domain-containing protein, producing MEQPVHHFSELFEQLGLRSDAESIDRFIQRHSPLPSETPLAEAPCWNEGQAEFLREAVEEDADWAEVVDHLDASMHKSN from the coding sequence ATGGAACAGCCTGTGCACCATTTTAGTGAGTTATTTGAGCAACTCGGACTACGCTCAGATGCAGAGTCAATTGATCGCTTCATTCAACGCCACTCCCCGCTGCCCTCGGAAACGCCGCTCGCAGAAGCTCCCTGCTGGAACGAAGGCCAAGCAGAATTTCTTCGTGAGGCCGTTGAGGAAGATGCCGACTGGGCCGAAGTTGTCGACCATCTTGATGCCTCAATGCACAAAAGCAACTAA
- a CDS encoding asparaginase — protein sequence MSMTSSLVNAAPTQERVLVIYTGGTIGMQPNVKGLTPGGNFQDRMAAALSQLPVLHQQALPAYDVLSYASLIDSSAATPLTWQQIANDIAARLATYRGFVVIHGTDTLSWTASSLAYQLQGIDRPVVLTGSMHPLETFNSDAIDNLYGALRFAASAELQEVAIYFSHRLLRGTRAIKQHTESLDAFISPNYPCIGERVGDDFIYYPSRGLGFQQRGAPRFELSDYQAASNSAVIRLALWPGISPWQLEALLGDSRVKGALLQLWGAGNIPNDPAIIDVIANASGEGKLLAAISQCPQGSIHMGDYAAGHGLAEAGLLSGDNMTPEAAFTKLIHLLAQPLSIDVRRQRFLTSLVGER from the coding sequence ATGAGCATGACTTCTTCCCTGGTAAACGCCGCCCCCACTCAAGAACGTGTGCTGGTCATCTATACTGGCGGCACCATTGGCATGCAGCCAAATGTGAAGGGATTAACCCCAGGGGGGAACTTTCAAGATCGCATGGCAGCCGCGTTAAGCCAGCTTCCTGTATTGCACCAACAGGCCCTCCCCGCCTATGACGTGCTTAGTTATGCATCATTGATCGACTCAAGTGCAGCGACGCCGCTAACTTGGCAACAGATAGCCAACGATATTGCTGCCCGCCTAGCCACCTACCGTGGTTTTGTCGTTATTCACGGCACAGATACATTAAGCTGGACCGCCTCGAGCCTTGCCTATCAGCTACAAGGGATAGACCGCCCGGTTGTGTTAACAGGCTCCATGCATCCTCTTGAAACTTTTAATAGCGATGCAATCGACAACCTTTACGGAGCGCTAAGGTTTGCTGCAAGCGCTGAGCTACAGGAGGTGGCGATCTATTTTTCACATCGCCTTCTGAGGGGGACACGAGCGATTAAACAGCACACAGAATCCTTAGATGCATTTATCTCACCAAACTATCCCTGTATAGGTGAGCGCGTTGGCGATGACTTCATTTATTACCCAAGCAGAGGCCTAGGGTTTCAACAACGAGGCGCGCCCCGATTTGAGCTTTCAGACTATCAAGCCGCCTCCAATAGTGCCGTTATTAGACTAGCATTGTGGCCAGGTATATCGCCTTGGCAATTAGAAGCTCTGCTCGGTGACTCGCGCGTAAAAGGCGCCCTACTGCAGCTTTGGGGAGCAGGTAATATACCCAACGACCCTGCAATAATTGATGTTATTGCTAACGCCAGTGGCGAAGGAAAACTGTTGGCCGCGATTAGCCAGTGCCCCCAGGGCAGCATTCATATGGGTGATTACGCTGCGGGCCACGGCCTAGCAGAAGCGGGCCTACTCTCTGGAGATAACATGACGCCGGAAGCAGCTTTCACTAAACTCATTCATCTATTGGCTCAACCCCTTTCCATAGACGTTCGACGCCAGCGATTTTTAACATCACTTGTCGGCGAGCGTTAA
- a CDS encoding MFS transporter has protein sequence MASRRAYTFIVLMFVVGLNLRPAMSSVAPLLSRLQETAGLSPASAGILTTLPVLFLGLSAPLAPLLAKQVGSERALSIALLLLTCGLILRGLPVTGALFIGSTMAGSAIGLAGTLLPALVKRELPHSADLLTGLYTMALCFGGALGAGLSVPLMRWLGSWQLSLMSWSLLALVALALWVINMPTTQHTPYNPRTSSSLAQLMRKPLTWHVMLFMGIQSSMAYIVFGWLPTLLVYRGYDEAAAGWTMAISIMCQLVSALGAPWLARLTRDQRPALLLVLLSTALGLWMLLIAPLAWKWPGAVLLGIGQGGSFSLALSLLVLRTANSRLAGQLSGLVQGGGYTLAALGPFGVGLMLQSGAEIPHIAWLLILLITLCCGFALLAGRNRQLDDRSGELLVHRG, from the coding sequence ATGGCTTCTCGTCGCGCATACACCTTTATTGTTCTGATGTTCGTAGTAGGGCTTAATTTACGCCCTGCTATGTCATCCGTTGCGCCTCTGCTTTCCCGACTGCAAGAAACTGCTGGTTTAAGCCCCGCATCAGCGGGCATTTTAACCACGTTACCCGTGCTTTTTTTAGGCTTATCAGCCCCTCTTGCCCCACTATTGGCTAAACAGGTGGGCAGCGAACGAGCCCTGAGCATTGCACTGCTTTTATTAACCTGCGGCTTAATTTTAAGAGGCTTGCCAGTTACTGGCGCGCTTTTTATCGGCTCGACAATGGCAGGCAGCGCGATTGGCCTTGCAGGCACCCTTCTACCAGCGCTCGTTAAACGAGAGCTACCCCACAGTGCCGACCTTCTGACTGGTTTATACACCATGGCGTTATGTTTCGGCGGTGCATTAGGCGCTGGTCTTAGTGTTCCACTGATGCGGTGGCTAGGCAGCTGGCAGTTGAGTCTAATGAGCTGGTCACTGTTAGCATTAGTAGCACTGGCACTATGGGTGATCAACATGCCAACGACGCAGCATACCCCCTACAACCCAAGAACCTCTTCTTCGCTTGCACAGTTAATGCGTAAACCACTTACGTGGCATGTCATGCTGTTCATGGGCATTCAGTCTTCAATGGCGTACATTGTGTTTGGTTGGCTACCCACCTTACTAGTCTACAGAGGCTATGATGAAGCTGCGGCCGGCTGGACAATGGCCATCTCAATCATGTGTCAACTAGTTTCAGCGTTGGGCGCACCTTGGCTAGCCCGCTTAACCCGCGATCAACGCCCTGCCTTACTGTTGGTCCTTCTTAGCACCGCACTAGGGCTTTGGATGTTGCTTATTGCACCGCTAGCATGGAAGTGGCCTGGCGCGGTACTCCTAGGGATTGGCCAAGGAGGCAGCTTCAGCCTTGCACTGAGCCTGCTGGTGTTACGAACGGCAAACTCACGTCTCGCAGGGCAGCTTTCTGGCTTAGTGCAGGGTGGCGGCTATACGTTGGCAGCGCTTGGGCCCTTTGGGGTTGGTCTAATGCTGCAATCCGGAGCAGAGATACCCCACATAGCCTGGCTACTTATCTTATTGATTACCCTTTGCTGCGGATTCGCCTTATTGGCAGGGCGTAACCGCCAATTAGACGACCGAAGTGGCGAGTTATTAGTACATCGAGGCTAG